A window of Chryseobacterium sp. IHB B 17019 genomic DNA:
ATTCTTCATAATGCATTCGATCAATTGGTAGGTAAGGAAAAATGGATTCCCGTTATGAGCATGGGTGCTTTTCCTATTCGTTTCCCATCAGAAGCTGATTCCGGTGATACCGGCTGGCATGTTGATGCTGGTTTTCTTGGTGATGATCCAAACGACTTTTTCGCTGCCAGAATCAACATACATTCAAAAGGCCGAGGACTTCTGATGCTCTTTCTGTTTTCAGATGTCAGTGAGCTGGATGCGCCGACAAGGATCTTAAAAGGTTCGCATCTTGATGTTGCCAGATTGCTGGAACCGGAAGGCGAAGACGGATTGTCTTTCATGGAACTTGCCCAAAAGTTGCCGGAGCTGCCGAAAAGAGATGAGGCTCTGGCTACCGGGAAAGCGGGCACAGTATACCTCTGTCATCCGTTCCTGGTTCATGCAGCGCAACGGCATCAGGGCCGGTCACCCAAGTTTATGGCGCAACCGCCTTTGCTACTTAGAAGCGGGTTTGATATCAGTGATCCTAGTTCCGGTAGTCCTGTAGTTGAGGCTATTAGGAGAGCATTAAGTATATAACTTTAAGTATAAACTTTAATTTAAATAACGTCCGGATACGCAAACGTGTAGTCCGGGCGTTAATTTTTTGATTGCTTCAATACCGAATGATGATGTTTTCTATACTCTAACCTACCCATTATATATAATGGATGATCTGCTTTTCACCAGAGAGAATTATTGCTAGAAGTTCAACAGTCATAGTTTATCCTGTCATTATTAGAAAATAAAAACAGCCCGCAAATAATTGTGGGCTGTTTTCGTGAGCGCGAAAGGATTCGAACCTTTGACCGTCTGCTTAGAAGGCAGATGCTCTATCCAGCTGAGCTACGCACCCTAAAGTTTTTCGATTTATAAAGTCGGGGCGGCAGGATTCGAACCTGCGACCTCCTGGTCCCAAACCAGGCGCGATGACCGGACTACGCTACGCCCCGATTGAAGTCATCTTCAAACAAGATTACCTTGTTTTTTGTGGGTGCAAATATAGGATGTTTTTTTGAATTATGAAAGTAAAAAAATCAATAA
This region includes:
- a CDS encoding phytanoyl-CoA dioxygenase family protein; its protein translation is MHNILNSQQIQSFIADGFIRIDNAFSADLATEARNILWKDIPADPNDCSTWTEPVVWLGMYSQEPFIKAANTTILHNAFDQLVGKEKWIPVMSMGAFPIRFPSEADSGDTGWHVDAGFLGDDPNDFFAARINIHSKGRGLLMLFLFSDVSELDAPTRILKGSHLDVARLLEPEGEDGLSFMELAQKLPELPKRDEALATGKAGTVYLCHPFLVHAAQRHQGRSPKFMAQPPLLLRSGFDISDPSSGSPVVEAIRRALSI